The proteins below come from a single Drosophila kikkawai strain 14028-0561.14 chromosome 3R, DkikHiC1v2, whole genome shotgun sequence genomic window:
- the Sbf gene encoding myotubularin-related protein 13 isoform X2, translating to MSRLADYFVIVGYDSDKEKTASNVGGQPTCGKIVQRFPEKDWPDTPFIEGIEWFCQPLGWSLSYEKQEPKFFVSVLTDIDTNKHYCACLSFHETLAITQTRSVDDEDETIGSTRLLPGGPPSATDGVTTATSITHHSVMYAPKCLVLISRLDCADTFKNCLGTIYTVYIENLAYGMETLIGNILGCIQVPPAGGPQVRFSIGAGDKQSLQPPQSSSLPTTGSGVHFLFKQLGIKNVLILLCAVMTENKILFLSKCYCHLTESCKALVALMYPFRYTHVYIPILPAPLTEVLSTPTPFIMGIHSSLQTEITDLLDVIVVDLDGGLVTIPASLTPPVPILPSPLWEQTQELLSMILFPNLAQADLAFPTQERPSALSKTDAQIDKELRAIFMRLFAQLLQGYRSCLTIIRIHPKPVITFHKAGFLGARDLIESEFLFRVLDSMFFTTFVNERGPPWRASDAWDELYSSMNELLKSEAQNRNLILTHIQELGRTLFENEGTLAHTGYAQKVLRPPEGSFHRIHQPAFPRISSEKVELIIQEGIRKNGVPQRFHVTRNQHRIIPMGPRLPEALDVRPNVQNSARRLEVLRTCVSYIFENRIADARKLLPAVMRTLKHRDARLILCREFFGYVHGNKAVLDHQQFELVVRFMNKALQNSSGIDEYTVAAALLPMSTIFCRKLSTGVVQFAYTEIQDHAIWKNIQFWESTFFQDVQGQIKALYLLHRRQNEHQKEANCVLDEVPLEEPTALEITAEQLRKSPTIEEEKKAELAKSEESTLYSQAIHFANRMVSLLIPLDVNVDAASKPKPAFRLDENQSVSNSIIGSHSLSEHSDDGFEENNALEIGVSVGKTISRFIDCVCTEGGVTSDHIRNLHDMVPGVVHMHIESLEPVYLEAKRHPHVQKPKIQTPCLLPAEEFVTDHLRCFLMPDGREDDTQCLIPAEGALFLTNYRVVFKGSPCDPLYCEQVIVRSFPIASLLKEKKISVLYLAHLDQTLPEGLQLRSSSFQLLKVAFDPEVTPEQIESFRKILSKARHPFDEFEYFAFQSYGTILQGVAPPKTKEKYSTIKGFAKKTLLRTAKKAGYKQKQQTKRKLVSDYEYGSSAGADAGAETQSIDDELQDGDEFETQNNAMPRLLTVKDVERMRERSYVQDWKRLGFDAESQRGFRISNVNASYATCRSYPAILVAPVQCSDAAIMHLGRCFKGQRIPLPTWRHANGALLIRGAQPNSKSVIGMLKNTTGSNTNAHHDVTHYPEQDKYFLALINTMPKLTPLAINQYSGMNLSMNSLLGHGPSSDDRQCLTPELSRKHKNNMDMVSDSSKSGQGGGGGKGGTMKGNQSASNAHGAFRKMRLYALGEKSQAKSNMNVDFCADFIPVDYPDIRQSRPAFKKLIRACMPSHNTNEADGQSFAKMVEQSDWLQQISSLMQLSGAVVDLIDLQESSVMLSLEDGSDVTAQLSSIAQLCLDPYYRTLDGFRVLVEKEWLAFGHRFAHRSNLKPSHANTNIAFAPTFLQFLDVVHQLQSQFPMAFEFNDFYLRFLAYHAVSCRFRTFLFDCELERSDSGIAAMEDKRGSLNAKHLFGGGGGMASNGSDDECNVYPLDLRSPRTPAPMSRIGHSIFDYIERQHNKTPVFYNFLYSGDKDMTLRPQNNVAALDLWSYYTNEELAQGPPYDLEVTTVDDEIDLSEMKGKRMVITAGYDNPEKYNPNAYVCLLSEVRQAETERGILPQKWLQVWNSLEVPKVEPVARNASLGKIFVQTHQHKRSTLEIIMKGRLAGYQDKYFHPHRFEKHPYTTPTNCNHCTKLLWGPVGYRCMDCGNSYHEKCTELSMKNCTKYKAIDGAVGPPNVSMSQGDTASIASSAATTARTSSHHFYNQFSSNVAENRTHEGHLYKRGALLKGWKQRWFVLDSIKHQLRYYDTSEDTAPKGIIELAEVQSVTAAQPAQIGAKGVDEKGFFDLKTSKRTYNFYAMNANLAQEWIEKLQACLQ from the exons ATGTCTCGACTCGCTGATTACTTCGTAATTGTCGGCTACGACAGCGATAAGGAGA AGACCGCCAGCAATGTGGGCGGGCAGCCGACTTGCGGCAAGATCGTGCAGCGCTTTCCCGAGAAAGATTGGCCGGACACCCCCTTTATCGAGGGCATTGAATGG TTCTGCCAACCGCTGGGCTGGAGCTTATCGTACGAGAAGCAGGAGCCCAAGTTCTTCGTCTCCGTGCTGACGGACATCGACACGAACAAGCACTATTGCGCCTGCCTCAGCTTCCACGAAACGCTGGCCATAACTCAGACGCGCAGCGTCGACGACGAGGATGAGACCATTGGGAGCACAAGGCTGCTGCCGGGCGGCCCACCCTCCGCGACCGATGGCGTCACGACGGCAACCTCCATTACGCACCACAGCGTCATGTATGCGCCAAAGTGCCTGGTACTCATATCCCGGTTGGACTGTGCCGACACCTTCAAG AACTGTCTGGGCACCATATACACGGTGTACATTGAGAACCTAGCTTATGGAATGGAAACACTCATCGGCAACATTCTGGGCTGCATTCAAGTGCCGCCGGCTGGCGGGCCGCAGGTGCGCTTCTCAATCGGTGCCGGCGACAAGCAGTCGCTGCAGCCGCCGCAGAGCTCCTCTCTGCCCACCACGGGCAGTGGTGTGCATTTCCTCTTCAAGCAGCTGGGCATTAAGAATGTGCTAATCCTGCTCTGTGCGGTGATGACGGAGAACAAGATACTGTTCCTGTCCAAGTGCTATTGCCACCTCACGGAGAGCTGCAAGGCACTGGTGGCCCTGATGTACCCCTTTCGGTACACGCACGTTTACATACCCATTCTGCCGGCGCCGCTCACGGAGGTACTGTCCACGCCCACACCGTTTATCATGGGCATACACAGTTCGCTGCAAACGGAGATTACGGATCTCCTGGATGTGATTGTTGTGGACTTGGACGGCGGTCTGGTGACCATACCGGCGTCGCTTACCCCACCAGTACCCATCCTGCCGTCACCGCTGTGGGAGCAGACCCAGGAGCTGCTCAGCATGATCCTGTTCCCGAATCTAGCGCAGGCAGACCTGGCCTTTCCCACCCAGGAGCGGCCGAGCGCCCTGTCCAAGACTGACGCACAAATCGACAAGGAACTTCGCGCCATATTCATGCGACTCTTCGCGCAGCTACTGCAGGGCTATCGCTCCTGCCTCACCATCATTAGGATCCATCCCAAGCCAGTGATTACCTTCCACAAGGCCGGCTTCCTCGGCGCCCGGGACCTGATCGAGAGTGAGTTCCTGTTCCGCGTCCTGGACAGCATGTTCTTCACCACGTTCGTCAATGAGCGAGGACCCCCCTGGCGAGCCTCCGATGCCTGGGACGAGCTCTACAGCTCCATGAACGAGCTGCTCAAGTCGGAGGCGCAGAATCGGAATCTC ATACTCACACATATCCAGGAGCTGGGACGCACGCTGTTCGAGAACGAGGGCACCTTGGCCCACACGGGCTACGCCCAGAAGGTGTTACGTCCGCCCGAGGGCTCTTTCCATCGCATCCACCAGCCCGCCTTTCCGCGCATCAGCTCGGAGAAGGTGGAGCTGATCATCCAGGAGGGAATACGGAAGAACGGAGTTCCACAGCGCTTCCATGTGACGCGCAATCAGCACAGGATCATACCGATGGGACCCCGATTGCCGGAGGCCTTGGACGTTCGTCCGAATGTCCAGAACTCGGCGCGGCGGCTGGAGGTGCTGCGCACGTGCGTGTCCTATATCTTCGAGAACCGGATTGCGGACGCTAGGAAGCTGCTGCCGGCTGTGATGCGAACGCTGAAGCATCGCGATGCGAGGCTGATCCTCTGTCGGGAGTTCTTCGGCTATGTGCATGGCAACAAGGCGGTGCTGGATCACCAACAGTTCGAGCTGGTGGTGCGATTCATGAACAAGGCGCTGCAGAATTCCTCGGGAATTGACGAGTACACCGTGGCAGCGGCCCTGCTCCCCATGTCCACGATCTTCTGCCGCAAACTGTCCACGGGGGTGGTGCAGTTCGCCTACACGGAAATCCAGGACCACGCCATATGGAAGAACATTCAGTTCTGGGAGTCCACATTCTTCCAGGATGTTCAGGGCCAGATCAAGGCATTGTATCTGCTCCATCGCCGTCAAAACGAGCATCAAAAGGAGGCCAACTGTGTGCTGGACGAGGTCCCCCTGGAGGAGCCTACTGCCCTGGAGATCACAGCCGAGCAGCTGCGCAAGAGTCCCACCAtcgaggaggagaagaaggcTGAGCTGGCCAAGTCGGAGGAGTCGACGCTGTACAGTCAGGCCATACACTTTGCCAACCGCATGGTCTCCCTGCTGATTCCGCTGGATGTCAACGTGGACGCCGCCAGCAAGCCAAAGCCGGCGTTTCGCCTGGACGAAAATCAGAGTGTTTCAAATAG TATTATTGGCTCTCACAGCCTGAGCGAACATTCCGACGACGGATTCGAGGAGAACAATGCCTTGGAAATTGGGGTTTCAGTCGGGAAGACCATTTCGCGCTTCATTGACTGCGTGTGCACCGAGGGCGGAGTGACCTCCGACCACATACGAAACCTGCACGACATGGTGCCGGGTGTGGTGCACATGCACATCGAGTCCTTGGAACCGGTCTACCTCGAGGCGAAGCGTCATCCGCATGTGCAGAAACCGAAGATTCAGACGCCCTGCCTGCTCCCGGCGGAGGAGTTCGTGACCGACCATCTGCGCTGTTTCCTAATGCCGGATGGACGCGAAGACGACACCCAGTGCCTGATACCCGCAGAGGGAGCCCTGTTCCTCACCAACTATCGCGTGGTCTTCAAGGGCTCGCCTTGCGATCCGCTCTATTGCGAGCAGGTCATCGTGCGCTCCTTTCCCATCGCCTCACTACTGAAGGAGAAGAAGATATCGGTGCTGTACCTGGCCCACCTGGACCAGACGCTGCCCGAGGGGCTGCAGCTGCGCTCCAGCAGCTTCCAGCTGCTCAAAGTTGCCTTCGACCCGGAGGTGACGCCGGAGCAAATCGAAAGCTTTAGGAAGATATTGAGCAAGGCGCGCCATCCGTTCGATGAGTTCGAGTACTTTGCCTTCCAGTCGTACGGGACCATACTCCAGGGCGTGGCTCCGCCCAAGACGAAGGAGAAGTACTCGACGATCAAGGGATTCGCCAAGAAGACCCTGCTGCGCACGGCCAAGAAGGCGGGCTACAAGCAAAAGCAGCAGACCAAGCGCAAGTTGGTCTCGGACTATGAATACGGCAGCAGTGCTGGAGCGGACGCCGGAGCGGAGACGCAATCCATCGACGACGAGTTGCAGGATGGCGATGAGTTTGAGACGCAGAACAACGCCATGCCCAGGCTGCTCACCGTCAAGGATGTCGAACGGATGCGGGAGCGCAGCTATGTGCAGGACTGGAAGCGACTCGGCTTCGATGCGGAGTCGCAGCGTGGATTCCGCATTAGCAATGTGAACGCCAGCTACGCCACCTGCCGATCCTATCCTGCCATACTTGTGGCGCCCGTCCAGTGCAGCGATGCGGCCATTATGCATCTGGGCCGCTGCTTCAAGGGTCAGCGCATCCCGCTGCCCACCTGGCGGCACGCGAACGGAGCCCTGCTCATCCGTGGTGCCCAGCCCAACAGCAAGTCGGTCATCGGAATGCTAAAGAACACGACGGGCAGCAACACGAACGCCCATCACGATGTCACCCACTACCCGGAGCAGGACAAGTACTTCCTGGCCCTGATCAACACCATGCCGAAGCTCACGCCGCTGGCCATCAACCAGTATTCGGGCATGAATCTCTCGATGAATTCGCTGCTGGGCCACGGCCCCTCCTCCGACGATCGGCAGTGCCTCACGCCGGAGCTGTCGCGCAAGCACAAGAACAACATGGACATGGTCAGCGACAGCAGCAAATCAGGccagggaggaggaggaggcaaagGTGGGACAATGAAGGGTAATCAGAGCGCCTCAAACGCACATGGGGCATTCCGCAAGATGCGTCTGTACGCCTTGGGTGAGAAGTCGCAGGCCAAGTCAAACATGAATGTGGACTTTTGCGCGGACTTCATTCCCGTCGACTACCCGGACATCAGGCAGTCGCGTCCGGCCTTCAAGAAGCTGATACGCGCTTGCATGCCGTCGCACAACACCAACGAGGCTGATGGCCAGAGCTTCGCCAAGATGGTGGAGCAGTCCGACTGGCTGCAGCAGATCTCCTCGCTGATGCAGTTGTCGGGGGCGGTGGTGGACCTCATCGATTTGCAAGAGAGCAGCGTGATGCTGTCGTTGGAGGATGGCTCCGATGTGACCGCCCAGCTCAGCTCGATAGCCCAGCTCTGCCTGGATCCCTACTACCGGACACTGGACGGTTTCCGGGTGCTGGTGGAGAAGGAGTGGCTGGCCTTTGGCCACCGCTTTGCGCATCGCAGCAACCTGAAGCCCTCGCATGCCAACACAAACATCGCGTTTGCACCCACTTTCCTGCAGTTCCTGGACGTGGTCCATCAGTTGCAGAGCCAGTTTCCCATGGCGTTTGAGTTTAACGACTTTTATTTGAGATTCCTGGCCTACCATGCCGTGTCCTGCCGCTTCCGCACCTTCCTCTTCGACTGCGAACTGGAGCGCTCGGATTCGGGCATCGCTGCCATGGAGGACAAGCGCGGATCCCTGAACGCCAAACACTTGTTCGGAGGCGGCGGAGGCATGGCGTCGAATGGCTCCGATGACGAGTGCAACGTGTACCCATTGGATCTGAGGAGTCCGAGGACCCCGGCGCCCATGAGTCGCATTGGTCACTCCATTTTCGACTACATCGAAAGGCAGCACAACAAAACGCCCGTGTTTTACAACTTCCTGTACTCCGGCGACAAGGACATGACTCTGCGGCCGCAAAACAATGTGGCTGCCTTGGACCTGTGGAGCTACTACACTAACGAGGAGCTGGCCCAGGGACCGCCGTACGATCTGGAGGTGACTACCGTGGACGACGAAATCGATCTGTCCGAGATGAAGGGCAAGCGCATGGTCATCACAGCCGGCTACGACAACCCGGAGAAGTACAATCCCAATGCCTATGTATGCCTGCTCAGCGAGGTGAGGCAGGCGGAGACGGAGCGGGGAATTCTACCCCAAAAGTGGCTTCAGGTGTGGAATAGCCTGGAAGTGCCCAAGGTGGAGCCCGTCGCTCGCAACGCCTCTCTCGGCAAGATCTTCGTGCAAACGCATCAGCACAAGCGCTCCACACTGGAGATCATCATGAAGGGTCGTTTGGCCGGCTACCAGGACAAGTACTTCCATCCCCATCGTTTCGAGAAGCATCCGTACACCACGCCCACCAACTGCAACCACTGCACCAAGCTCCTCTGGGGCCCAGTGGGCTATCGGTGCATGGATTGCGGCAACTCCTATCACGAAAAGTGCACCGAACTGTCCATGAAGAACTGCACCAAGTACAAGGCCATCGACGGAGCTGTGGGGCCGCCGAATGTGAGCATGTCGCAAGGCGACACGGCCAGCATTGCCTCCAGTGCCGCCACAACGGCGCGCACTTCCAGCCATCATTTTTACAATCAGTTTAGCAGTAACGTGGCCGAAAATCGGACGCACGAAGG ACACCTCTACAAGCGAGGCGCTTTGCTCAAAGGGTGGAAACAGCGTTGGTTTGTCCTGGACTCGATCAAGCACCAGCTCCGTTACTACGACACATCTGAGGACACCGCCCCCAAGGGCATCATTG AACTGGCTGAGGTGCAGTCTGTAACGGCCGCACAACCTGCACAAATTGGCGCCAAAGGTGTGGATGAGAAGGGATTTTTTGAT CTGAAAACCTCCAAGCGCACCTACAACTTTTACGCGATGAACGCGAATCTGGCACAGGAGTGGATTGAAAAGTTGCAAGCGTGCTTGCAATAA